From one Bos taurus isolate L1 Dominette 01449 registration number 42190680 breed Hereford chromosome 24, ARS-UCD2.0, whole genome shotgun sequence genomic stretch:
- the C24H18orf21 gene encoding UPF0711 protein C18orf21 homolog (The RefSeq protein has 2 substitutions compared to this genomic sequence), with protein sequence MRQKHYLEAAAWKLQDSCPGQARYLLWAYSSSHDDKSTFEGTCPYCCQLLVQDKSRVRLKPKPKLTPKIQKLLNREARNYTLSFKEAKILKKYKDSKSVLLITCKTCNRTVKHHGKSRSFLSALKSNPTTPTSKLSLKTPERKTPSSANLNHTSGSKGKSPALIFRTPTSGQSTSICSSKNASKTKKHFSQLKMLLSQSESKKNPKMDFRNFLSSL encoded by the exons ATGAGGCAGAAGCACTATCTTGAGGCCGCGGCTTGGAAACTACAAGATAGCTGCCCGGGCCAGGCCCGCTACCTTCT CTGGGCCTACAGTTCGTCACACG ATGATAAAAGCACTTTTGAAGGAACATGTCCATACTGTTTCCAGTTGCTTGTTCAGGATAAATCTCGAGTGCGCCTCAAACCCAAGCCCAAACTGACACCCAAAATACAGAAACTTCTGAATCGAGAAGCAAGAAATTATACACTCAGttttaaagaagcaaaaattctgaaaaagtacAAAGACTCCAAAAGTGTGCTG TTGATTACTTGTAAAACGTGCAACAGAACAGTTaaacatcatggaaaaagcagaagCTTTCTGTCAGCACTGAAGAGCAATCCTACCACTCCTACGAGTAAACTCAGCCTGAAGACACCAGAGAGAAAGACTCCAAGTTCTGCAAACCTAAATCACACGTCTGGTTCCAAAGGCAAGAGCCCAGCATTGATTTCCAG AACGCCTAcatctggacagtcaacatccatTTGTTCCTCAAAGAATGCgagcaaaacaaagaaacactTCTCTCAACTGAAAATGTTGCTTAGTCAGAGTGAATCCAAAAAGAATCCAAAGATGGACTTTAGAAATTTCTTATCTTCTTTGTAA